A genomic region of Dehalococcoidia bacterium contains the following coding sequences:
- a CDS encoding diguanylate cyclase, which yields MAPVAVSLLLLTTWALLAAAAIGPLPAIGLAGALGFGLFAAWLGFAGSTRRAAAKADGGLRSQLTQENRVNRRLALYDRVSGLYNRWYLELRLQEEYLRCARYGLSMAVVCMKLGELRLTEMSNDSWGGLASELGRAMAKSVRAVDITAALGPLEFAICLVHCDRTGAESAIARVLQSLDGRPAKVGLAVYPEDDCDGKALIELARRRAVDIDVLGAAHPEAA from the coding sequence ATGGCACCTGTCGCAGTCAGCTTGCTGCTGCTGACCACCTGGGCGCTGCTGGCCGCGGCCGCCATCGGGCCCCTGCCCGCTATTGGCCTCGCGGGGGCGCTCGGTTTCGGCCTCTTCGCCGCCTGGCTCGGCTTCGCCGGCAGCACCCGGCGGGCCGCGGCCAAAGCCGACGGCGGCCTGCGGAGCCAACTCACCCAGGAAAACAGGGTCAACAGGCGCCTGGCCCTCTACGACAGGGTCAGCGGCCTCTACAACCGCTGGTACCTGGAGCTTCGCCTGCAGGAGGAGTACCTGCGCTGCGCCCGCTACGGGCTCTCGATGGCGGTCGTCTGCATGAAGCTGGGCGAGCTGCGGCTGACCGAGATGTCGAACGACTCCTGGGGCGGCCTAGCCTCCGAACTTGGCCGGGCGATGGCGAAGAGCGTGCGCGCGGTCGACATCACCGCCGCGCTCGGACCCCTGGAGTTCGCGATCTGCCTCGTGCACTGTGACCGGACGGGCGCGGAGAGCGCCATCGCCCGCGTGCTCCAGAGTCTGGACGGCCGCCCCGCGAAGGTCGGGCTTGCTGTCTACCCCGAGGACGACTGCGACGGCAAAGCCCTGATCGAGCTCGCGCGCCGGCGGGCCGTCGACATCGACGTCCTCGGCGCGGCCCACCCCGAGGCCGCCTGA
- a CDS encoding MFS transporter yields MEQESLLGLFRRYPSLLMLCVATAIIMLGQGVTSPVLPLYARSFGVSAATVGLTIAAFGLARLFLNIPVGLASDRFGRRLVLIGGPLVVAAGSFLSATAGDIWQLLLWRFLAGAGSAMYMTGAAAYLTDIADPGNRARMMGLNQGSLLFGTSLGPAVGGLVAEFTDFRAPFIVVGGLSGLCAVWAFRSVPESHGIERRSALPEGRASRGWLRDTIALGTNLPFFLISMVTLGTFMTRTGGRQTILPLLGADRFDLSPGSLGALFTLMSFLNLAAVPFAGTLADRWGRKAVIVPASAMTCASLVMFALAGDVAFLVLASVVQGVGTGFAGPAPAAYAADIAPQASRGFAMGLYRTYGDLGFVVGPPVMGWIADASSYAGSLYFNTALVAVSAAAFGLWAPETVRGGRRVWAAEVEASKASIDIAS; encoded by the coding sequence ATGGAGCAGGAGAGTCTCCTGGGCCTCTTCCGCCGCTATCCCTCCCTGCTGATGCTCTGCGTGGCGACGGCGATCATCATGCTCGGCCAGGGCGTGACGAGCCCCGTGCTTCCCCTGTACGCGCGCTCCTTCGGCGTGAGCGCCGCGACCGTCGGCCTCACGATCGCCGCCTTCGGCCTGGCGCGGCTCTTCCTGAACATTCCCGTAGGTCTCGCGTCCGACCGCTTCGGCCGCAGGCTGGTGCTGATCGGCGGCCCGCTGGTGGTCGCTGCCGGGTCCTTCCTCTCCGCGACCGCCGGCGATATCTGGCAGCTCTTGCTCTGGCGTTTCCTGGCCGGCGCAGGTTCCGCGATGTACATGACCGGCGCCGCCGCCTATCTCACGGACATTGCCGACCCGGGGAACCGGGCGCGCATGATGGGACTCAACCAGGGCAGCCTCTTGTTTGGCACCAGCCTCGGGCCGGCCGTCGGAGGCCTCGTGGCGGAGTTCACGGACTTCCGCGCGCCGTTCATCGTGGTCGGCGGCCTCTCTGGCCTGTGCGCCGTGTGGGCCTTCCGGTCGGTGCCGGAGTCGCACGGCATCGAGCGCCGCTCGGCGTTGCCGGAGGGCCGGGCGTCGCGCGGCTGGCTACGCGACACGATCGCTCTCGGCACGAACCTGCCCTTCTTCCTGATCAGCATGGTCACGCTCGGCACTTTCATGACCAGGACGGGCGGCAGGCAGACGATCCTGCCCCTGCTCGGCGCCGACCGCTTCGACCTCTCGCCCGGCAGTCTCGGCGCGCTCTTTACCCTGATGAGCTTCCTGAACCTGGCCGCCGTACCTTTCGCGGGCACACTGGCCGACCGCTGGGGCCGCAAGGCCGTCATCGTCCCCGCCTCGGCCATGACCTGCGCCTCGCTCGTCATGTTCGCCCTCGCCGGGGACGTAGCCTTCCTGGTGCTCGCCTCCGTCGTGCAGGGTGTCGGCACAGGGTTCGCCGGCCCGGCGCCGGCGGCGTACGCGGCCGACATTGCCCCGCAGGCCTCGCGCGGCTTCGCCATGGGCCTCTACCGGACCTACGGCGACCTCGGCTTCGTGGTAGGTCCGCCGGTGATGGGATGGATCGCCGACGCTTCCAGCTATGCCGGCTCCCTGTACTTCAACACCGCCCTGGTGGCGGTGAGCGCCGCCGCCTTTGGCTTGTGGGCGCCCGAGACCGTCCGCGGCGGACGGCGCGTGTGGGCCGCCGAGGTCGAGGCATCGAAGGCGAGCATCGACATCGCGTCCTGA
- a CDS encoding dienelactone hydrolase family protein, with product MAYSVKGEMVTFPNESTDVSGYLARPDAEGRFPGVIVIQEWWGLVPHIKNVAERFAAEGFVALAPDLYHGQTTTEPDRAMQLARSLAWDSALHDLRASAKYLKGLPQCSGKLGVVGFCMGGGLSYRFAAHSEAPDAAVIFYGSSPNQLEEAKSVKAPVLGIYAELDTRITGNAPALAEAMRSAGKSFEYHVYPGAAHGFFNDEAPQIYNADAARDAWARTLAFFRQHLT from the coding sequence ATGGCTTACTCGGTCAAGGGCGAGATGGTTACTTTCCCGAACGAGAGCACGGACGTCAGCGGCTACTTGGCCCGGCCCGACGCCGAGGGCCGCTTCCCGGGCGTCATCGTTATCCAGGAGTGGTGGGGGCTCGTGCCGCACATCAAGAACGTGGCGGAGCGGTTCGCCGCCGAAGGCTTCGTGGCCCTCGCGCCTGACCTCTACCACGGCCAGACCACGACGGAGCCGGACAGGGCGATGCAGTTGGCGCGCTCCCTGGCCTGGGACAGCGCCCTGCACGACCTCAGGGCGAGCGCGAAGTACCTGAAAGGGCTGCCGCAGTGCAGCGGCAAGCTCGGGGTGGTGGGCTTCTGCATGGGCGGCGGCCTCTCCTACCGGTTCGCTGCCCACTCCGAGGCGCCGGACGCGGCCGTCATCTTCTACGGCAGCTCGCCCAACCAACTCGAGGAGGCGAAGTCGGTAAAGGCGCCTGTGCTCGGCATCTACGCCGAGCTGGACACGCGCATCACGGGGAACGCTCCCGCTCTCGCGGAGGCCATGCGCAGCGCCGGGAAATCGTTCGAGTACCACGTCTACCCGGGGGCGGCGCACGGCTTCTTCAACGACGAGGCGCCGCAGATCTATAACGCCGACGCCGCCCGCGACGCCTGGGCGCGCACCCTGGCCTTCTTCCGCCAGCACCTCACGTAG
- a CDS encoding alpha/beta hydrolase has product MSWREGELSIEGETFHYYRRGSGAPVLLAHGFGDNGRCWTRVAEALEAEFELIAYDARGHGLSGGDANPNAAGDLASVVRALELERPALIGHSMGASAVARAAAKAPGAFACAILEDPGWRSPDRAGAPRPPRPDYAAMSVDEIERAGRERNPGWHDVEFRDWAESKKQLRATGLPPTSPEAWRDDVRGLEGLPVLLVTGDNALGAIVTPETAAEAQRLCSTLDVVRLSAGHNIRREAFGPFVEAVRAFLRRHCRAP; this is encoded by the coding sequence ATGAGCTGGCGAGAAGGCGAGCTTTCAATCGAAGGCGAGACCTTCCACTATTACCGCCGTGGGTCCGGTGCGCCGGTCTTGCTGGCTCACGGCTTCGGCGATAACGGCAGGTGTTGGACACGGGTCGCCGAGGCCCTCGAGGCCGAGTTCGAGCTCATCGCATACGATGCCCGTGGTCATGGCCTCTCTGGCGGTGACGCGAACCCGAACGCCGCGGGAGACCTCGCCAGTGTCGTCAGGGCGCTGGAACTCGAGCGTCCGGCGCTGATCGGGCACTCCATGGGCGCCTCCGCTGTCGCCCGCGCGGCCGCGAAGGCGCCCGGCGCATTCGCCTGCGCCATCCTGGAGGACCCGGGTTGGCGCTCCCCTGACAGGGCAGGGGCGCCCAGGCCGCCAAGGCCGGACTACGCCGCCATGAGCGTCGACGAGATCGAGAGGGCCGGCCGCGAGCGCAATCCCGGGTGGCACGATGTCGAGTTCCGCGACTGGGCGGAATCGAAGAAACAGCTTCGGGCAACGGGCTTGCCTCCGACCAGCCCGGAAGCGTGGAGAGACGACGTCCGCGGCCTCGAGGGCCTGCCGGTCTTGCTGGTCACCGGTGACAATGCGCTCGGCGCTATCGTGACACCAGAGACCGCGGCCGAGGCACAGCGCCTCTGCTCGACGCTCGATGTGGTGCGGCTTTCCGCGGGCCACAACATCCGTCGCGAGGCCTTCGGGCCGTTCGTCGAAGCCGTACGAGCATTCCTGCGCAGGCACTGCCGCGCCCCGTAG
- a CDS encoding redoxin domain-containing protein has product MAATIIYGESVREEAEAAVEGARLWLPAETLHAATGWELKPEGLCRDEMCIPVPPGREPEFVRQDAGRTYVDFRAFADYIGQPYASDESGSIWAFGESPEELRSQILSLEAPDFTLPGYDGREYTLSAFRGRKVLLLLWSSWUSCRFDLPVWQELREELKDRNFEVITVDEDSKGAEAGQQFIDAAQPKHPALIDKLFKVAALYNTKNVPACFWIDEQGKIVRANDPVYLLRRNRETGETTRNERYLNAVRDWVAKGPASIFVTPPEETSRRVGSPDADNARAMAHFRLGMYLNAAGRREEAVAQFKRAHEIKPDNWNFKRQAWNLGNIEQDYGTTFQQELQKGIPFYPPLELPEVT; this is encoded by the coding sequence ATGGCAGCGACCATAATCTACGGCGAGAGCGTGCGAGAGGAAGCGGAAGCCGCGGTCGAAGGGGCGCGCCTCTGGCTGCCGGCGGAGACACTCCACGCCGCGACCGGCTGGGAGCTCAAGCCGGAGGGCCTCTGCCGCGACGAAATGTGCATTCCGGTCCCACCCGGACGCGAGCCCGAGTTCGTGCGGCAGGACGCCGGGCGGACTTATGTCGACTTCCGGGCGTTCGCGGACTACATCGGACAGCCGTATGCCAGCGACGAAAGCGGCAGCATCTGGGCCTTCGGAGAATCGCCCGAGGAGCTAAGGAGTCAGATCCTCTCTCTGGAGGCGCCGGACTTCACTCTCCCCGGCTACGACGGGCGGGAGTATACACTCTCGGCGTTCCGCGGCCGGAAGGTCTTGCTGCTCCTCTGGAGCTCATGGTGAAGCTGCCGCTTTGACCTGCCGGTCTGGCAGGAACTGCGGGAAGAACTCAAGGACCGCAACTTCGAGGTCATCACGGTCGACGAGGACAGCAAAGGGGCAGAGGCAGGCCAGCAGTTCATCGACGCCGCCCAGCCGAAGCACCCTGCGCTCATCGACAAGCTGTTCAAGGTCGCAGCGCTTTACAACACCAAGAACGTCCCCGCCTGCTTCTGGATCGATGAGCAGGGCAAGATCGTGCGCGCGAACGACCCCGTCTACTTGCTCCGCCGCAATCGTGAGACCGGGGAGACGACAAGGAACGAGCGCTACTTGAACGCGGTGCGCGACTGGGTGGCGAAGGGCCCGGCGAGCATCTTCGTAACACCGCCGGAGGAGACGAGCCGTCGCGTCGGCTCACCCGACGCCGACAACGCGCGGGCGATGGCCCACTTCCGGCTCGGGATGTACCTGAACGCCGCGGGGCGGCGCGAGGAGGCGGTCGCGCAGTTCAAGCGCGCGCACGAGATCAAGCCGGACAACTGGAATTTCAAACGCCAGGCCTGGAACCTGGGCAACATCGAGCAGGACTACGGCACCACGTTTCAGCAGGAGTTGCAGAAGGGCATTCCCTTCTATCCGCCCCTGGAGTTGCCGGAGGTGACGTAG
- a CDS encoding D-alanyl-D-alanine carboxypeptidase, producing MYSYERRSSISPLFIAVPAVILLFLGVFQSVRGLPAIEATTTLAPQATVGSVSPLPLPATGASIVSVTGLGTLAASGAPAPRPIASITKVMTAWVILKYHPLRPGEPGPTITTTAADASRYLQMLAQDQSVLPVAAGMSFTQLELLQGLLVPSANNFAEILAVWDAGSVQAFVQKMNAEARALGMASTTYADPSGFSSGSVSTPQDQLVLARAAMQNPVFAQIVAMPSVRLPGIGLVNAVNQLIGQDGVVGIKTGFTEEAGGNLLFVARRQVGGQQVEVIGAVMGQADRPAAFEATRRILAALGQGLQFARVVASGQPVATLDPEWSGPVDVVVAEDVQMLLWPGMTLEASVELNQVRGGMRAGTEVGTLVLRLGEQERRVPLTLARDLPKAGVLWRLTRT from the coding sequence GTGTACTCGTACGAGCGGCGCAGCAGTATAAGCCCCCTGTTCATCGCCGTCCCGGCCGTCATCCTGCTGTTTCTCGGCGTCTTCCAGAGCGTCCGCGGCCTGCCTGCCATCGAGGCGACCACGACCCTCGCGCCCCAGGCGACGGTCGGGTCCGTCAGCCCGCTGCCTCTCCCGGCGACCGGCGCCTCGATAGTCTCCGTCACCGGCCTCGGCACGCTGGCGGCAAGCGGTGCGCCTGCGCCGCGGCCCATCGCCAGTATCACTAAGGTGATGACGGCCTGGGTGATCCTGAAGTACCACCCGCTCCGTCCGGGCGAGCCCGGCCCGACCATTACGACGACAGCCGCCGACGCCTCGCGCTACCTGCAGATGCTGGCCCAGGACCAATCGGTGCTGCCAGTCGCTGCCGGCATGAGCTTCACACAGCTTGAGCTCCTGCAGGGCCTTCTGGTCCCCTCCGCGAACAACTTCGCCGAGATCCTTGCGGTCTGGGACGCGGGGTCGGTCCAGGCATTCGTCCAGAAGATGAACGCGGAGGCCCGCGCTCTCGGCATGGCCAGCACTACTTACGCGGACCCCAGCGGCTTCTCCTCTGGCTCCGTGAGCACGCCCCAGGACCAGCTTGTCCTCGCGCGCGCGGCGATGCAAAACCCGGTGTTCGCCCAGATCGTGGCCATGCCCAGCGTGCGGCTCCCCGGCATCGGCCTCGTGAACGCCGTCAACCAGCTCATCGGCCAGGACGGCGTGGTCGGCATCAAGACCGGCTTCACCGAGGAGGCTGGCGGTAACCTGCTCTTCGTCGCGCGCCGCCAGGTCGGCGGCCAACAGGTCGAGGTAATCGGCGCCGTCATGGGCCAGGCGGACCGGCCCGCCGCCTTCGAGGCGACACGCCGCATACTTGCGGCCCTCGGCCAGGGCCTGCAGTTTGCGCGCGTCGTCGCCTCAGGGCAGCCGGTGGCGACCCTGGACCCAGAGTGGTCAGGTCCCGTGGACGTGGTCGTCGCGGAGGACGTCCAGATGCTCCTGTGGCCCGGCATGACGCTCGAGGCCTCGGTCGAACTCAACCAGGTCCGGGGTGGCATGAGGGCCGGCACTGAAGTGGGCACTCTCGTCCTGCGCCTGGGTGAGCAGGAGCGCCGCGTGCCCTTGACCCTGGCAAGGGACCTGCCAAAAGCGGGCGTCCTCTGGCGCCTCACACGCACTTAG
- a CDS encoding 3-oxoacyl-ACP reductase family protein, producing MAARLDGRVAIVTGASRGIGRAVALELANVGAKVVVNYAQAKDMAEGLVEEIKKGGGEAIAIQADVSKFEECKKLVDQSLAAYGQVDILINNAGINRDRTIQRMSPEEWHAVIETDLSSAFYMTNLLAGHMRERNFGRIVNMSSIIGQSGNIGQANYAAAKAGLIAFSKSAALELARFNITVNAMCPGFVETDMVTALNDDIKAALLAKIPLGRFGRPEEVATFVRYIVTEGDWITGQQLNPNGGQYM from the coding sequence ATGGCGGCTCGACTTGACGGCAGGGTTGCAATCGTTACCGGGGCTTCGCGCGGCATCGGCCGGGCGGTGGCCCTGGAGCTGGCCAACGTGGGCGCCAAGGTTGTCGTGAATTACGCCCAGGCGAAGGACATGGCCGAGGGCCTCGTCGAGGAGATCAAGAAGGGCGGCGGCGAAGCCATCGCCATCCAGGCCGATGTGTCGAAGTTCGAGGAGTGCAAGAAGCTCGTCGACCAGTCGCTCGCGGCCTACGGACAGGTCGACATCCTGATCAACAACGCCGGCATCAACCGCGACCGCACCATCCAGCGCATGTCGCCGGAGGAATGGCACGCCGTCATCGAGACCGACCTGAGCAGCGCCTTCTACATGACCAACCTGCTTGCCGGCCACATGCGGGAGCGCAACTTCGGCCGCATCGTCAACATGTCGAGTATCATCGGCCAGTCCGGCAACATCGGGCAGGCGAACTACGCCGCGGCCAAGGCGGGCCTGATCGCCTTCTCGAAGTCCGCGGCCCTGGAGCTCGCCCGGTTCAATATCACCGTCAACGCCATGTGTCCGGGCTTCGTCGAGACCGATATGGTCACCGCCCTCAACGACGACATCAAAGCCGCGCTCCTCGCCAAGATCCCTCTTGGCCGCTTCGGCAGGCCGGAGGAGGTCGCCACTTTCGTCCGCTACATCGTCACCGAGGGCGACTGGATCACCGGCCAGCAGCTCAACCCCAACGGCGGCCAGTACATGTAG
- a CDS encoding cation-translocating P-type ATPase, with product MGPDSEPVHLQDPWTEAEARAGDEGARRPWHALTAAEVLSVLGVSPGAGLSAAEAARRLRDLGPNLAPAARGRPATLLLLAQFRSILVYVLLVAGAVSLALGDTFEAAAIGAIVLLNAMLGFAQEYRSQRALEALRSMVAPEATVLRDGRPARMPAAGIVPGDIVLLESGDIVPADGRIIEAASLQVSEALLTGESTPVDKGPDPVGLDAVLADRTSMVFQGTVVTSGRGACVVVSTGSQTEMGRIAGLIAAPKEEMTPLQQRLEGVGHFLLFGALLLCVLVFVIGVARGIDAGEMFLTATSLAVAAIPEGLPAATTLVLAIGVQRMASQNAIVRRLSSVETLGSVTVIFTDKTGTLTENRMTVERLWTPDGREEALLAAVLCNNARLGGDGEPEIGDPTEIALLAFALKSGLDPEAARRDHPRLSEIPFDSSRARMTVTVGGPDGRRAAYMKGAPEVVLPLCDISPAGAEEEAARMASDGLRVLALARRDVTQKDDPDIERGMRLVGLAGLWDPLRPEAPAALRQAAAAGVRVVMLTGDHPATARAIAARLGLEGDVLTGREIEALDPDELRVRAAGATVFARVTSEHKLRIVEAARRGGEVTAMTGDGVNDAPALRAADIGIAMGLGGTDVAREAADMVLVDNRFATIVEAMRQGRAIYANIQRFVHFLLSCNLAEVAVIFIALLVWSASPLTPLQILFVNLLTDGLPALALGLEPVDPMTMTRPPRRPGAGIISKRSLMPIVGVGGVVAACTLVGYALGREWGGAALGRDMALATLVGAHLAVAFVFRNESRPFFALRANHWLTAAVASSALLLVGLYEAPFLSERLDVHSLAWKHMAVVAALSLAPLAVGEAAKVSGVLRRAGLLPEGV from the coding sequence GTGGGGCCTGACTCCGAGCCTGTTCACCTGCAGGACCCGTGGACCGAAGCCGAAGCGCGAGCCGGGGACGAAGGCGCGCGGAGGCCGTGGCACGCCCTGACAGCGGCGGAGGTGCTCTCCGTCCTGGGCGTCTCGCCGGGGGCCGGCCTGAGCGCCGCCGAAGCCGCCCGCCGGTTGCGTGACCTGGGGCCAAACCTGGCGCCTGCCGCCAGGGGCCGGCCGGCGACCCTCCTCCTTCTCGCCCAGTTCCGGTCCATCCTCGTGTACGTGCTCCTCGTCGCCGGCGCCGTCTCCCTCGCCCTGGGCGACACCTTCGAAGCAGCGGCGATCGGGGCGATCGTCCTCCTCAACGCCATGCTCGGTTTCGCCCAGGAATATCGCTCGCAGAGGGCCCTCGAGGCCTTGCGCTCGATGGTCGCGCCCGAGGCGACCGTCCTTCGCGACGGCCGCCCGGCGCGGATGCCGGCGGCGGGCATTGTGCCCGGGGACATCGTCCTGCTCGAGAGCGGGGACATCGTGCCGGCCGACGGCCGGATCATCGAGGCCGCATCGCTCCAGGTCAGCGAAGCGCTGCTCACCGGCGAGTCGACACCGGTCGACAAAGGCCCAGACCCCGTTGGGCTGGACGCTGTCCTCGCGGACCGCACCTCCATGGTCTTTCAGGGCACGGTCGTGACCTCCGGGCGCGGCGCCTGCGTCGTAGTCAGCACGGGCTCGCAGACCGAGATGGGCCGCATAGCCGGCCTGATCGCCGCCCCGAAGGAGGAGATGACGCCCCTGCAGCAGCGGCTCGAAGGGGTCGGCCACTTTCTGCTGTTCGGGGCTCTGCTGCTGTGCGTACTCGTCTTCGTCATCGGGGTGGCCCGCGGCATCGACGCCGGCGAGATGTTCCTCACCGCCACCAGCCTGGCCGTCGCCGCAATCCCCGAGGGGTTGCCAGCAGCCACCACCCTCGTGCTGGCCATCGGCGTCCAGCGGATGGCGAGCCAGAACGCCATCGTCCGGCGCCTCTCGAGCGTCGAGACGCTCGGTTCGGTGACCGTCATCTTCACGGACAAGACGGGCACGCTTACTGAGAACCGCATGACTGTCGAGCGGCTCTGGACGCCTGACGGCCGGGAGGAGGCGCTGCTCGCGGCCGTCCTCTGCAACAACGCCCGGCTGGGAGGGGACGGCGAACCCGAAATCGGCGACCCGACCGAAATTGCCTTGCTCGCCTTCGCGCTGAAGTCCGGGCTCGATCCCGAGGCGGCGCGGCGGGACCACCCGCGTCTGTCGGAAATCCCTTTCGATTCGAGCCGAGCGCGCATGACCGTGACAGTGGGCGGGCCCGACGGCCGCCGCGCCGCTTACATGAAGGGTGCGCCTGAGGTCGTCCTCCCGTTGTGCGACATTTCCCCCGCAGGCGCTGAGGAAGAAGCGGCGCGGATGGCGTCCGATGGCCTGCGCGTGCTCGCGCTCGCTCGCCGGGACGTGACGCAAAAGGATGACCCTGACATCGAGCGCGGTATGCGTCTGGTCGGCCTCGCCGGGCTCTGGGACCCCTTGCGTCCGGAGGCCCCGGCAGCGCTACGTCAGGCCGCGGCCGCCGGCGTCAGGGTCGTCATGCTCACAGGCGACCATCCGGCAACGGCGCGGGCGATCGCCGCCCGCCTCGGGCTCGAGGGAGATGTCCTTACCGGTCGCGAGATCGAGGCCCTGGACCCGGACGAGCTACGCGTCAGGGCCGCGGGCGCGACCGTCTTTGCCCGCGTCACGAGCGAGCACAAGTTGCGCATCGTCGAGGCCGCGCGCCGAGGCGGGGAGGTCACCGCGATGACCGGCGACGGCGTGAACGACGCCCCGGCGCTGCGCGCAGCGGATATCGGCATCGCCATGGGCCTCGGCGGCACCGACGTCGCGCGGGAGGCGGCGGACATGGTCCTGGTCGATAACCGCTTCGCGACCATCGTGGAGGCGATGCGCCAGGGGCGGGCGATCTACGCCAACATCCAGCGCTTCGTCCACTTCCTGCTCTCCTGCAACCTCGCCGAAGTGGCGGTCATCTTCATCGCCTTGCTCGTCTGGTCGGCTTCGCCCCTGACGCCGCTTCAAATACTGTTCGTCAACCTGCTCACGGACGGCCTGCCTGCGCTCGCCCTGGGCCTGGAGCCGGTCGACCCGATGACCATGACCCGGCCGCCGCGCCGGCCAGGCGCGGGCATCATCTCGAAGCGGTCCCTGATGCCGATTGTCGGCGTCGGCGGCGTGGTTGCCGCCTGCACCCTTGTTGGCTACGCCCTCGGGCGAGAATGGGGCGGCGCCGCCCTGGGCAGGGACATGGCTCTGGCCACCTTGGTGGGCGCGCATCTCGCCGTAGCGTTCGTCTTCAGGAACGAGTCCCGCCCATTCTTCGCCCTGCGGGCAAACCACTGGCTGACGGCCGCGGTGGCGTCCTCTGCCCTGCTGCTCGTCGGCCTCTACGAGGCGCCATTCCTGAGCGAGAGGCTGGATGTCCACTCCCTGGCGTGGAAGCACATGGCTGTTGTCGCCGCCCTCTCGCTGGCCCCGTTAGCCGTCGGCGAGGCCGCGAAAGTATCGGGCGTCCTCCGCCGCGCCGGCCTGCTGCCGGAGGGCGTCTGA